One genomic window of Citrobacter sp. Marseille-Q6884 includes the following:
- the cobU gene encoding bifunctional adenosylcobinamide kinase/adenosylcobinamide-phosphate guanylyltransferase, with amino-acid sequence MMILVTGGARSGKSRHAEALIADAPSVLYIATSQIFDEEMAARIQHHRDGRPTHWRTAERWQHLDDLITAMNDPQEAILLECITTMVTNLLFALGGDSDPDSWDYAAMEQSIEAEMRLLIEACQRCPAKIVLVTNEVGMGIVPENRLARHFRDIAGRVNQRLAAAADEVWLVVSGIGVKIK; translated from the coding sequence ATGATGATTCTGGTTACCGGCGGCGCGCGTAGCGGCAAAAGTCGGCATGCAGAGGCGCTGATCGCTGACGCACCGAGTGTCCTCTATATCGCGACCTCACAGATTTTTGATGAGGAGATGGCAGCACGTATTCAGCACCATCGTGATGGTCGTCCCACACACTGGCGTACCGCCGAGCGCTGGCAACATCTTGATGATCTGATAACGGCGATGAACGATCCGCAAGAGGCGATTTTACTGGAGTGCATCACCACGATGGTGACCAATCTGCTCTTTGCGTTGGGCGGTGACAGCGATCCTGACAGTTGGGATTACGCGGCAATGGAACAGTCTATTGAGGCCGAGATGCGTTTGTTGATCGAAGCCTGTCAACGTTGCCCGGCAAAGATCGTTCTGGTGACAAACGAAGTGGGGATGGGGATTGTTCCGGAGAATCGTCTGGCGCGGCATTTTCGTGATATTGCCGGACGTGTTAACCAGCGCCTGGCGGCGGCCGCCGATGAGGTCTGGCTGGTGGTATCTGGTATTGGAGTCAAAATTAAATGA
- the cobS gene encoding adenosylcobinamide-GDP ribazoletransferase: MSKLFWAMLSFISRLPVPARWSQGLDFEQYSRGIVMFPLIGVVLGGLSGLVFMVLQPWCGIPLAALFSVLALALLTGGFHLDGLADTCDGIFSARRRERMLEIMRDSRLGTHGGLALIFVLLAKVLVVSELALRGTPMLAALAAACVAGRGTAVLLMYRHRYAREEGLGNVFIGKVTGRQTCVTLGFAAILAAVLLPGMRGVAALVVTMVAVFILGQLLKRTLGGQTGDTLGAAIELGELIFLLALL; encoded by the coding sequence ATGAGTAAGTTGTTCTGGGCAATGCTCTCTTTTATCAGCCGCTTGCCTGTTCCTGCACGTTGGTCGCAAGGACTCGATTTCGAACAGTATTCTCGCGGGATCGTCATGTTCCCGCTCATTGGCGTTGTGCTGGGGGGACTGTCAGGGCTGGTTTTTATGGTATTGCAGCCATGGTGCGGTATTCCGCTGGCGGCCCTGTTTAGCGTTCTGGCACTGGCGCTACTGACAGGCGGTTTTCATCTGGACGGTCTGGCGGATACCTGTGATGGCATTTTTTCCGCTCGTCGTCGTGAGCGGATGCTGGAAATTATGCGCGACAGCCGCCTGGGGACACATGGCGGCCTGGCGTTAATCTTTGTTTTGCTGGCAAAAGTACTGGTGGTCAGTGAGCTGGCACTGCGCGGAACGCCGATGCTGGCAGCGCTGGCGGCGGCCTGTGTCGCCGGTCGGGGAACTGCGGTTCTGCTGATGTACCGGCATCGTTATGCCCGCGAAGAAGGGTTGGGAAATGTCTTTATTGGCAAAGTTACTGGACGACAAACCTGCGTTACGCTGGGGTTTGCGGCGATCCTTGCCGCCGTTCTGCTCCCCGGCATGCGCGGCGTGGCGGCGCTGGTCGTTACGATGGTGGCAGTGTTTATTCTTGGGCAATTATTAAAACGTACGTTGGGTGGACAAACCGGCGATACGCTCGGTGCGGCCATAGAACTTGGCGAGTTGATCTTCTTACTGGCTCTGCTTTGA
- the cobT gene encoding nicotinate-nucleotide--dimethylbenzimidazole phosphoribosyltransferase: MQTLSSLLQMIPVPDSAAMLRAQQHIDGLLKPPGSLGRLESLAVQLAGMPGLKGEPRVGGKAMLVMCADHGVWDEGVAVSPKVVTAIQAANMTRGTTGVCVLAAQAGAKVHVIDVGIDADPIPGVVNMRVARGCGNIAEGPAMSRSQAEELLLEVIRYTRELAKEGVTLFGVGELGMANTTPAAAIVSVLTGSDAEDVVGIGANLPLSRVGNKVDVVRRAIAINQPDPRDGVDVLAKVGGFDLVGMAGVMLGAASCGLPVLLDGFLSYSAALAACQIAPEIKPYLIPSHFSAEKGARTALAHLELDPYLNMGMRLGEGSGAALAMPIVEAACAMYNNMGHLAASNIVLPDGKEA, from the coding sequence ATGCAGACTTTATCCTCTTTACTCCAGATGATCCCTGTACCCGATAGTGCTGCGATGCTGCGCGCACAGCAGCACATTGATGGTTTACTTAAGCCGCCTGGTAGCCTTGGACGACTCGAATCCCTTGCCGTACAGCTGGCGGGTATGCCGGGGCTGAAAGGGGAGCCGCGCGTAGGGGGGAAAGCGATGCTGGTGATGTGCGCCGACCACGGTGTGTGGGATGAGGGCGTTGCCGTTTCGCCCAAAGTGGTCACGGCGATTCAGGCCGCAAATATGACGCGTGGGACGACCGGCGTTTGTGTTCTGGCGGCTCAGGCGGGGGCAAAGGTGCATGTGATTGACGTGGGGATTGACGCTGATCCGATCCCTGGCGTGGTCAATATGCGCGTGGCGCGCGGCTGTGGAAATATTGCTGAAGGGCCGGCAATGAGCCGCTCTCAGGCAGAAGAGCTGCTGCTGGAAGTCATCCGCTATACCCGTGAATTAGCGAAAGAGGGTGTGACGCTGTTTGGTGTCGGTGAGCTGGGTATGGCGAACACCACGCCAGCAGCGGCCATTGTCAGCGTGTTGACCGGCAGCGATGCCGAGGATGTGGTGGGTATTGGCGCCAACCTGCCGCTTTCGCGGGTGGGGAATAAGGTGGATGTTGTCCGTCGTGCGATTGCCATCAATCAGCCCGATCCCCGCGACGGTGTCGATGTGCTGGCAAAAGTGGGCGGGTTTGATCTTGTCGGTATGGCCGGCGTGATGTTAGGTGCAGCTTCCTGCGGCTTGCCTGTCCTGCTGGATGGATTCCTCTCCTATTCGGCCGCACTCGCCGCCTGCCAGATTGCGCCGGAGATTAAGCCATATCTGATCCCATCGCATTTCTCCGCCGAGAAAGGCGCCCGAACCGCACTGGCACATCTGGAGCTGGATCCGTATCTCAATATGGGCATGCGCTTAGGCGAGGGGAGTGGCGCTGCGCTGGCGATGCCGATTGTCGAAGCCGCCTGCGCGATGTACAACAATATGGGGCATTTAGCCGCCAGTAATATTGTGCTGCCGGATGGAAAGGAAGCATAG
- the ldtA gene encoding L,D-transpeptidase produces MRRVKLLCSLIMLLASQGSQAVSYPLPPEGSRLVGSPLTITVPSGNTQPLEAFAAQYGQGLSNMLEANPGVDVFLPKSGSTLVVPQQIILPDTVREGIVINVAEMRLYYYPKDTNTVEILPIGIGQAGRETPRNWVTAVERKQEAPGWTPTANTRREYAARGETLPAFVPAGPDNPMGLYAIYIGRLYAIHGTNANFGIGLRVSQGCIRLRNDDIKYLFDTVPVGTRVQLIDRPIKYTAEPDGTRWVEVHEPLSRNRSEYESDRKVPLPVTPALRTFITGSGIDVNRANATLERRSGMPVNISQIQKY; encoded by the coding sequence ATGCGTCGTGTAAAACTGTTATGTTCACTCATCATGCTGCTCGCGAGTCAGGGATCGCAGGCAGTGAGTTATCCGCTGCCACCCGAGGGAAGTCGTCTGGTGGGGAGTCCTCTGACAATTACGGTGCCATCAGGAAATACTCAGCCGCTGGAGGCATTTGCTGCCCAGTACGGGCAAGGCTTGAGCAACATGCTCGAAGCCAATCCCGGTGTGGATGTTTTTTTGCCTAAGTCGGGGTCAACGCTGGTTGTGCCGCAGCAGATTATTTTGCCGGATACCGTGCGTGAAGGGATTGTCATTAACGTCGCAGAAATGCGCCTTTACTATTATCCCAAAGATACAAATACGGTTGAGATCTTACCGATCGGTATCGGTCAGGCAGGGAGGGAAACGCCGCGCAACTGGGTTACTGCGGTAGAGCGCAAGCAGGAGGCGCCTGGCTGGACGCCAACGGCGAATACCCGACGTGAATATGCCGCGCGAGGCGAGACGTTACCTGCGTTTGTGCCCGCCGGACCCGACAACCCGATGGGGCTCTATGCGATATATATTGGCAGGCTCTATGCCATCCACGGCACAAACGCCAATTTTGGCATTGGCTTGCGAGTGAGCCAGGGCTGTATTCGTCTGCGCAATGACGATATCAAATACCTGTTTGATACCGTGCCGGTTGGGACGCGTGTTCAATTGATCGACAGGCCCATCAAATACACGGCTGAGCCAGACGGCACCCGCTGGGTTGAGGTTCATGAGCCGCTGTCCCGTAATCGCTCTGAATATGAGTCAGACAGAAAGGTTCCGCTGCCCGTCACACCCGCGTTGCGCACGTTTATCACCGGCAGTGGTATCGATGTTAATCGCGCGAATGCGACCCTGGAGCGTCGTTCCGGGATGCCGGTGAATATCAGCCAGATACAAAAATACTGA
- a CDS encoding ABC transporter ATP-binding protein yields the protein MSEIALRLQDVHVAYGNSQQAVLTGFSMAVRKGEIACLLGASGCGKTTVLRAVAGFERLQRGEIYVSQRRVAGPEIHLPPEKRHVGMVFQEYALFPHLTAQQNVAFGLRRTPREEQQARVAELLKMVELHSHADRYPHELSGGQQQRIALARALAPRPEILLLDEPFSSLDKNTRERLGGEVRDILRAAGQTALLVTHSEHEAQLMADHIGFVKMGQYHGQQAVSIR from the coding sequence ATGTCAGAAATTGCATTACGCCTTCAGGATGTGCATGTTGCCTACGGCAATAGCCAGCAAGCGGTGCTGACCGGGTTTTCCATGGCTGTGCGCAAAGGGGAAATCGCTTGTCTGCTGGGTGCCTCAGGTTGTGGGAAAACGACCGTACTTCGTGCGGTTGCCGGGTTTGAACGTCTGCAACGCGGTGAAATTTATGTTTCACAACGACGCGTTGCAGGGCCCGAAATTCACCTGCCGCCGGAAAAACGGCATGTCGGCATGGTCTTTCAGGAATATGCATTATTCCCCCATCTGACGGCACAACAAAACGTAGCCTTTGGCTTACGACGGACACCGCGTGAAGAGCAGCAGGCCAGGGTCGCTGAACTGTTGAAAATGGTGGAATTACACAGCCACGCCGACCGTTATCCTCATGAGCTTTCAGGCGGGCAGCAACAGCGTATTGCGTTAGCGCGCGCGCTGGCTCCGCGGCCTGAGATTCTGCTGCTGGATGAACCCTTTTCCAGTCTTGATAAAAACACTCGAGAACGTCTGGGTGGCGAGGTTCGCGATATATTACGCGCAGCCGGGCAAACCGCGCTGTTGGTGACGCACAGTGAGCACGAAGCGCAATTGATGGCAGACCATATCGGCTTTGTGAAAATGGGGCAGTATCACGGTCAACAAGCGGTCAGTATTCGCTGA
- a CDS encoding ABC transporter permease, with protein MDSINKSLQFPTLRGLVSGPQSLLTPLHLGALCVALGVLTPVIALIWQATQADLSHWDNLITFVLPAALKNTVLLLAGVAVMVGVIGVGSAWAVTAWDFPGRKILSWALLLPLAMPTYIVAFAWLDLLHPIGPLQTFIRFLLGFDSPRQFRLPDLRSLSGAIILLGLVLYPYVYLTTRAMFISQPAHLLEAARTLGCSAAGTFFRVALPMARPALAVGISLALLETLNDIGASEFLGVQTLTVTVYTTWISRSDLSAAAQIACMMLMFIFLILTLEFYGRRKQGFSSRNLREIQPTRVYGWRGWLLGAVIALPVILGFLAPVLFLMWESAKRLGEDNPISASLLSALQNTLTLAAGTTLVVVCVSLLVAWSARHSAADNAMPGFRRGVMRLASLGYAVPGTILAIGFLTPAMAVDRWLADLLNTRGLPLMSAGILLVICCAMRFQAIAIGALDSGLGRIPPSLEQASRLLGENGAGTFARVHFPLLRPAIVSSALLVFADAMKELPTTLLLRPVNFETLATLLYAEAARGTYEEGAIAALLIVLAGTLPVILLVRHQMTRRG; from the coding sequence TTGGATTCGATCAATAAATCACTGCAGTTTCCGACATTACGCGGCCTGGTTTCCGGGCCGCAGTCGTTATTAACGCCGTTGCACCTTGGCGCGCTGTGTGTGGCACTGGGTGTGCTGACACCTGTTATTGCGCTGATCTGGCAGGCCACGCAGGCTGACTTATCCCATTGGGATAATCTCATCACTTTTGTATTACCTGCCGCGTTAAAAAACACCGTACTCTTGCTGGCGGGCGTCGCCGTGATGGTCGGCGTCATTGGCGTTGGCAGCGCATGGGCAGTAACTGCATGGGATTTTCCCGGCCGAAAAATACTCAGTTGGGCGCTGTTGCTGCCGCTGGCAATGCCGACCTATATCGTCGCTTTCGCCTGGCTGGATTTGTTGCATCCCATTGGTCCGCTGCAAACATTCATCCGTTTCTTACTCGGTTTCGACAGCCCGCGGCAGTTTCGTCTGCCTGATTTACGCTCCCTGTCCGGCGCGATTATTTTGCTCGGACTCGTGCTGTATCCTTACGTTTATCTGACAACCCGCGCCATGTTTATTAGTCAGCCGGCTCATTTACTGGAAGCCGCACGTACGCTGGGATGCAGCGCTGCCGGAACATTTTTTCGCGTGGCTCTGCCCATGGCACGTCCGGCGCTGGCCGTAGGTATCAGTCTCGCGCTTCTGGAAACGCTCAACGACATTGGCGCATCAGAGTTTCTCGGCGTACAAACGTTGACGGTCACCGTCTATACCACATGGATTTCACGCTCTGATCTCTCCGCCGCTGCACAAATCGCCTGCATGATGCTGATGTTTATATTCCTTATTCTGACGCTGGAATTTTATGGCCGCAGAAAACAAGGATTCAGCAGCCGCAACCTGCGGGAGATTCAACCGACACGCGTGTACGGCTGGCGAGGATGGCTTCTCGGCGCAGTCATCGCACTGCCGGTTATTTTGGGGTTCCTTGCCCCGGTACTGTTTTTAATGTGGGAGAGCGCCAAAAGGCTGGGTGAAGATAATCCGATTTCTGCCTCGTTGCTTTCAGCATTACAAAATACGCTGACACTGGCCGCAGGAACCACGCTGGTCGTGGTCTGCGTCAGTTTACTGGTGGCATGGAGTGCTCGTCACAGCGCTGCAGACAACGCCATGCCCGGCTTTCGCCGCGGCGTCATGCGTCTGGCGTCGTTAGGTTACGCCGTGCCTGGCACTATTCTGGCCATCGGTTTTCTCACACCTGCGATGGCGGTAGATCGCTGGCTGGCCGACTTGCTGAATACACGCGGATTACCGTTGATGTCGGCCGGTATTTTGCTGGTGATTTGCTGCGCGATGCGCTTTCAGGCGATTGCCATCGGTGCCCTGGATTCGGGATTAGGGCGAATCCCCCCTTCCCTTGAACAGGCTTCCCGTTTATTGGGTGAGAATGGCGCTGGCACATTTGCGCGCGTTCACTTCCCGCTCCTGCGACCCGCGATAGTCAGCAGTGCATTACTGGTTTTTGCAGATGCGATGAAAGAGCTGCCAACCACGCTGCTTTTACGCCCGGTAAACTTCGAAACGCTGGCAACATTGCTGTATGCCGAAGCCGCGCGGGGAACCTATGAAGAAGGCGCGATTGCCGCGCTACTGATCGTTTTAGCAGGCACGCTACCGGTTATTTTATTGGTGCGTCACCAAATGACGCGCCGGGGTTAA
- a CDS encoding extracellular solute-binding protein, which yields MNALPRTGLRRITLASALTLSVSLPVFAQDTLTLYTTREPGLIQPLLDSWTQTSGIKVSTVYIKDGMLERVKAEGKNSPADLLMTVDAGNLIDLVEAGVTQPVQSEALKTAIPANLRGADNQWFALSMRARVLYAEKSMPIDNWHYEQLASPEYKGKVCIRSGQHPYNTALIAAMIAHHGEAKTEEWLRGVKANLARKATGGDRDVARDILGGICDIGLANSYYVGHMKNAKEGSDARRWGDAIKVVKPTFEKGGTHVNISGAAVARYAPNKADAVKLMEYLVSAPAQQQYAKANFEYPVLKGVTLDPVISATIGEIDVDKIPLTEIVKYRKQASLLVDKVGFDQ from the coding sequence ATGAATGCTCTGCCTCGCACCGGACTGCGCCGTATCACGCTTGCATCTGCTCTAACCCTCTCTGTCAGCCTGCCGGTTTTTGCTCAGGATACATTAACGCTTTATACCACGCGTGAACCGGGCCTGATTCAGCCCTTACTGGATAGCTGGACTCAAACCAGCGGCATAAAAGTCAGTACGGTTTATATTAAGGATGGCATGCTCGAGCGTGTGAAAGCGGAAGGTAAAAACTCCCCTGCCGACCTGCTGATGACGGTTGATGCAGGTAACCTTATCGATTTAGTCGAAGCTGGCGTCACCCAGCCCGTGCAATCCGAAGCGCTTAAGACGGCCATTCCGGCCAACCTGCGCGGAGCAGATAATCAGTGGTTTGCACTTTCTATGCGAGCCCGCGTGCTTTATGCCGAGAAGTCCATGCCGATTGATAACTGGCATTACGAACAACTCGCGAGCCCGGAGTACAAAGGTAAAGTTTGCATCCGCTCAGGACAGCATCCCTACAATACCGCACTGATTGCCGCCATGATTGCCCATCACGGTGAAGCCAAAACTGAAGAATGGCTGCGCGGCGTGAAAGCTAACCTTGCACGTAAAGCGACCGGCGGCGACCGTGACGTTGCCCGTGATATTCTCGGTGGTATTTGTGATATTGGTCTGGCGAACTCGTATTACGTCGGGCATATGAAAAATGCCAAAGAAGGCAGTGATGCGCGTCGTTGGGGTGATGCGATTAAAGTGGTTAAACCTACCTTCGAGAAAGGCGGTACACACGTCAATATCAGTGGCGCTGCCGTGGCCCGTTATGCGCCGAATAAAGCAGATGCCGTTAAGCTGATGGAATATCTGGTTTCCGCACCTGCGCAACAGCAGTATGCGAAGGCAAACTTTGAGTATCCGGTACTGAAAGGCGTTACGCTCGACCCGGTTATCAGTGCCACAATCGGTGAAATCGATGTCGATAAGATCCCATTAACCGAAATCGTTAAGTACCGTAAACAAGCAAGTCTTCTGGTAGATAAAGTTGGATTCGATCAATAA
- a CDS encoding type II toxin-antitoxin system RelE/ParE family toxin, with protein MWTIKTTDTFDRWFTSLNDSDRTRVLAALMVLREKGPGLSRPYADTLRDSCYSNMKELRIQSRGDPIRAFFAFDPIRTGIVLCAGLKVGNEKRFYDEMLPLADREFTNWLNTFEEKE; from the coding sequence GTGTGGACAATAAAAACAACGGATACGTTTGATCGCTGGTTTACCTCGCTCAATGATAGCGACCGGACTCGCGTGCTTGCTGCGCTGATGGTCCTGCGGGAAAAAGGACCTGGGTTGTCCAGACCGTACGCTGATACGCTCAGAGACTCCTGCTATAGCAACATGAAAGAGTTGCGTATTCAGAGTCGGGGCGATCCCATACGGGCGTTTTTCGCTTTTGATCCGATACGTACCGGTATTGTGCTTTGTGCCGGACTTAAGGTTGGCAATGAAAAGCGTTTTTATGATGAGATGCTCCCGCTTGCGGATCGGGAATTCACTAATTGGCTGAATACATTTGAAGAGAAGGAGTAA
- a CDS encoding helix-turn-helix domain-containing protein codes for MGRTLEQLIADEKPDVVAEAQVMATDILLNIHLAELREKVQKTQVEMADVLGIKQPTVAGMEKPGRDLKLSTLKRYVEAAGGKLRLDVELPDGSHYGFVL; via the coding sequence ATGGGCAGAACGCTGGAGCAGCTTATTGCGGATGAAAAACCTGACGTTGTGGCCGAAGCGCAAGTGATGGCGACGGACATCCTGCTCAATATTCATCTTGCTGAACTGCGCGAGAAGGTGCAAAAAACGCAGGTTGAAATGGCTGATGTTCTGGGTATCAAGCAGCCTACTGTTGCAGGAATGGAAAAGCCTGGCCGAGACCTGAAACTCTCTACGCTCAAACGCTATGTTGAGGCAGCGGGTGGAAAACTTCGCCTTGACGTTGAACTACCGGACGGGTCTCACTATGGATTTGTACTATGA
- the nac gene encoding nitrogen assimilation transcriptional regulator NAC yields the protein MNFRRLKYFVKIVDIGSLTQAAEVLHIAQPALSQQVATLEGELNQQLLIRTKRGVTPTDAGKVLYTHARTILRQCEQAQLAVNNVGQTLSGQVSIGLAPGTAASSITMPLLQSVRAELPDVLIYLHENSGAVLNDKLLSGQLDMAVLYERSPVAGISSQPLLKEDLFLVGTRDCPGQSVDLTAVAQMSLLLPRDYSAVRLRVDEAFSLRRLTAKVIGEIDSISTLTAAIASGMGVTVLPESAARALCKAANGWMARITTPSMNLPLSLNMSARGSLSPQAQAVKDILLSLVSRPALENRELQLVS from the coding sequence ATGAACTTCAGACGACTGAAATACTTCGTAAAAATCGTCGATATTGGTAGCCTGACCCAGGCAGCGGAAGTGTTGCACATCGCGCAACCCGCGTTGAGTCAGCAGGTTGCTACGCTGGAAGGTGAACTGAATCAACAGCTATTGATCCGCACCAAGCGGGGGGTAACGCCGACTGACGCAGGGAAAGTGCTATATACCCATGCCCGGACGATTTTACGCCAATGCGAACAGGCGCAGCTTGCGGTCAATAATGTGGGGCAGACGCTGAGCGGCCAGGTCTCGATTGGTCTTGCCCCAGGCACTGCGGCGTCATCCATCACCATGCCGTTACTCCAGTCAGTACGCGCCGAGTTACCGGATGTCCTGATCTATTTGCATGAAAACAGTGGTGCCGTGCTCAACGATAAACTGCTCAGTGGTCAACTCGACATGGCGGTACTTTACGAGCGTTCACCGGTGGCGGGCATCTCCAGTCAACCGCTCTTAAAAGAAGATCTTTTTCTGGTCGGCACGCGCGACTGTCCGGGGCAAAGTGTGGATTTAACCGCCGTAGCCCAGATGAGTCTGTTGCTTCCGCGCGATTACAGTGCGGTTCGATTACGTGTCGACGAGGCCTTTTCACTCCGCCGCTTAACAGCCAAAGTGATCGGTGAAATTGATTCTATTTCTACCTTAACGGCTGCCATTGCCAGCGGTATGGGGGTAACGGTTTTACCTGAGTCGGCAGCTCGTGCCTTATGTAAGGCCGCGAATGGCTGGATGGCGCGTATTACAACACCTTCGATGAATCTGCCATTGTCATTAAACATGTCTGCCAGAGGAAGTTTATCGCCGCAAGCACAAGCGGTGAAAGACATCCTGTTGTCGTTGGTCAGCCGTCCTGCGCTGGAAAACCGGGAACTGCAGCTGGTCAGTTAA
- the cbl gene encoding HTH-type transcriptional regulator Cbl has product MNFQQLKIIREAARQDYNLTEVANILYTSQSGVSRHIRELEDELGIEIFIRRGKRLLGMTEPGKALLVIAERILNEAGNVRRLADLFTNDTSGVLTIATTHTQARYSLPAVIKAFRELFPEVRLELIQGTPQEIDVLLQNGGADIGIASERLSSDPLLVAFPWFRWHHSLLVPHDHPLTQTPLLTLESIAHWPLITYRQGITGRSRIDEAFARKGLQPGIVLSAQDSDVIKTYVALGLGIGIVAEQSSGEQEEGTLTRLDTRHLFDANTVWLGLKRGQLQRNYVWRFIELCNAGLSVEEIKRQAMEPDDVMIDYQI; this is encoded by the coding sequence GTGAATTTCCAGCAACTTAAAATAATCCGCGAGGCGGCACGTCAGGATTACAACCTGACGGAAGTCGCGAATATTCTTTATACCTCGCAGTCGGGGGTAAGCCGGCATATTCGTGAACTTGAAGATGAGCTTGGCATTGAAATATTTATCCGGCGGGGGAAGCGTCTGCTTGGTATGACTGAACCGGGCAAGGCCTTGCTGGTTATCGCTGAGCGTATTCTCAACGAGGCCGGCAATGTGCGCCGACTTGCAGATCTGTTCACCAATGACACATCCGGTGTTCTGACGATTGCCACGACGCATACCCAGGCGCGTTATAGCCTGCCCGCGGTGATTAAAGCATTTCGTGAACTCTTTCCCGAGGTTCGTCTGGAGCTCATCCAGGGAACGCCGCAAGAGATTGATGTGCTTTTGCAAAATGGTGGGGCAGACATTGGTATTGCCAGCGAGCGGTTAAGTAGCGACCCGCTGTTGGTCGCCTTTCCGTGGTTCAGATGGCATCACAGCCTCCTCGTCCCGCACGATCATCCGTTAACACAGACCCCTTTGCTGACGCTGGAATCTATTGCTCACTGGCCGCTCATTACCTATCGCCAGGGCATTACGGGGCGTTCTCGTATTGATGAGGCATTTGCGCGTAAAGGGCTGCAGCCGGGTATTGTCCTCAGCGCACAGGATTCAGATGTGATCAAAACCTATGTGGCGTTGGGGTTAGGTATTGGGATAGTCGCGGAGCAATCAAGCGGTGAGCAGGAAGAGGGCACGTTAACCCGCCTTGATACCCGGCATTTATTTGATGCGAATACGGTCTGGCTTGGCCTGAAACGCGGTCAGTTACAGCGTAATTACGTCTGGCGGTTCATTGAGCTATGTAATGCAGGTCTGTCAGTGGAAGAGATTAAGCGACAGGCGATGGAACCCGACGATGTGATGATTGACTATCAGATATAA
- a CDS encoding DUF5951 family protein, which yields MEAYLSGEKTFVKPHFSYWGLIDASLNSLLHLQTFYLEKSLQLF from the coding sequence GTGGAGGCATATCTTAGCGGCGAAAAAACTTTTGTCAAACCCCATTTTTCGTATTGGGGATTAATTGATGCTTCTCTCAACAGCTTGTTGCATTTACAGACATTTTATCTGGAAAAATCTTTGCAGCTTTTTTGA